A stretch of DNA from Candidatus Pantoea bituminis:
TCACACCTTTGGTCACGGCAAAGCGGAATCGCTAGCAGCGCTGGCACAAAGCATGTTTATCTCCGGCTCCGCACTTTTTTGTTCCTTACTGGCCTGCAACATCTTGCCTCACCCAATGTCATGCGCGCGCCTATCGTCGGTATTGTTGTCACGGTTGTTGCACTGTTCTCAACCTTAACGTTGGTCGCTTTCCAGCGTTGGGTAGTACGTAAAACACGTAGCCAGGCAATTCGCGCCGATATGCTTCATTATCAATCTGATGTGATTATGAATGGCGCAATTCTGGTGGCCTTGGTGTTGAGCAGCTACGGTTTTGTTCGGGCCGATGCACTCTTTGCCTTGGGGATTGGTGTTTTCATCCTTTATAGCGCCTTGCGTATGGCGAATGATGCCGTTCAGGCACTGCTTGATCGTGCTTTACCGGAGGAAGAAAGACAGCAGATTCTGGCCATCGCCACACATTGGCCTGGCGTTCAGGGTGTACACGATTTACGCACGCGCCAATCCGGGCCGACTAAATTTATTCAACTGCATCTGGAGTTGGAAGATCAGCTGCCGTTAGTGCAGGCGCACCGCGTTGCTGATCAAGTTGAAAAAGCCTTACTGAAGGAATTTCCCGGTTCTGACGTAATAATCCATCAGGATCCTTGTTCTGTGGTACCGTTCGAGCGCCAGGATTCTTTCGGGTTTTAACTAAAATAATCAACTTAGTACGAAAGAAAATGACGTGACGCTAACAATGCTGCAAAAATTAGTGAAAACTTGTCTGACCTGAATCAATTCAGCAGCAAGCCTTTGATATACTATCTGCCATCACGTGTCGCGCTTATCGAAAAATTTAGCTTACCGGCGCTCGACAGGCAGGATTAACCCTTAGTTTTGAACAATCCAGAGGTTGTCATGATCAAAAAAATTGGTGTATTAACCAGCGGCGGCGACGCTCCAGGCATGAACGCAGCCATTCGCGGCGTTGTTCGCTCCGCGCTGAGTGAAGGACTGGAAGTTTTTGGTATCTATGACGGCTATTTGGGTTTGTATGAAGATCGGATGATCAATCTTGACCGCTACAGCGTCTCTGACATGATCAACCGTGGCGGCACCTTCTTGGGGTCGGCGCGTTTCCCGGAATTCCGTAACGACGAAGTTCGCCAAATTGCCATCGAAAACATGAAAAAGCGCGGCATTGATGCGTTAGTGGTGATCGGCGGTGACGGTTCTTATATGGGCGCAAAACGCCTGACTGAAATGGGTTTTCCCTGCATCGGTTTGCCAGGCACTATCGATAACGATGTTGCCGGTACCGATTACACGATCGGTTATTTCACCGCGTTGGAAACTGTTGTAGAAGCAATTGACCGCTTACGTGATACCTCTTCGTCGCACCAGCGCATTTCGATTGTAGAAGTCATGGGACGCCATTGCGGCGATCTGACACTTGCGGCTTCTATTGCTGGCGGTTGTGAATTCATCGTATTGCCTGAAATTCCGTACACGCGTGAAGAGTTGGTAGCGGAAATTAAAGCGGGCATCGCGAAAGGTAAGAAACATGCCATTGTTGCGATCACCGAGCACATCTGTGATATCGACGATCTGGCGCGCTTCATTGAAACGGAAACCAAGCGTGAAACGCGCTCCACTGTGCTTGGCCATATTCAGCGTGGCGGCGCACCTTGTGCTTATGACCGCATTCTGGCGTCACGTATGGGCGCTTTTTCCATTGAACTGCTGATGCAGGGATATGGTGGCCGTTGCGTGGGCATTCAGAATGAAAAATGGTGCATCATGACATTATCGATGCCATTGAAAATATGAAGCGTCCCTTCAAACGTGACTGGTTAGATACCGCTAAACAGCTTTACTAACTTTTTCAGGGCGCGCTGTTAGAGTGCGCCCTGTCATCCTCGCCTTATATTCCCCTAAGTTATATCAGCTGGTTTTTAATTCTTTTAGCTCTGGAATGGTTTATGTCACGCTTATCTCATAACGATATTGGGAGAGTGCGCAATGAACAAGTGGAGTATTGGTTTTACCCTTTTGCTGGCTTCTACCAGCGTATTGGCGAAGGATATTCAGTTATTAAACGTTTCCTACGATCCAACGCGTGAATTGTACGAACAGTACAACAAAGCATTCAGTGCGCACTACAAACAGGAAACGGGTGACAACGTGGTTGTCCGTCAATCGCATGGCGGTTCAGGCAAGCAAGCCACGTCAGTGATCAATGGTATTCGTGCTGATGTCGTCACGCTGGCGCTGCAATCTGATGTGGATGCAATTGCTGAGCGTGGCCGCATCGATAAAAACTGGATCAAGCGTCTACCCGATAATTCTGCGCCTTACACGTCCACCATTGTATTTTTGGTGCGTAAAGACAATCCAAAAGGTATTCATGACTGGAACGACCTGATCAAACCGGGCGTTTCTGTTATCACGCCAAACCCGAAAACATCAGGCGGTGCACGCTGGAACTATCTGGCTGCATGGGGTTGGGCATTAGATCACAATAATGGCGATCAGGCTAAAGCGTTAGCGTACGTAAGAGCCTTGTTTAAGAACGTTGAAGTGCAGGATTCAGGTGCGCGTGGCGCCACTAACACCTTCGTAGAACGTGGCATTGGCGATGTTCTGATTGCCTGGGAAAACGAAGCTTATCTGGCGGTAAACAAACTGGGCAAAGATAAGTTTGAGATCGTCACGCCAAGCGAGTCAATTCTGGCAGAACCTACTGTATCGGTCGTCGACAAAGTGGTTGATGAGAAAGATACGCGCAAAGTCGCTGATGAATATTTGAAGTATCTCTATTCCCCAGAAGGCCAGACCATCGCGGCGCAGAATTATTACCGCCCACGCGATGCTGAAGTTGCGAAGAAATTTGCCAGCAGCTTTGCTCCAGTGAAACTTTTCACTATCGACGACAAGTTTGGTGGCTGGACAAAAGCACAGAAAACGCATTTCACTGACGGCGGTACTTACGATCAGGTGATGAAGCCTGAATAACGTCTGTTAGTTCAGTTAAACCCCGAAAGCGGAAGTTCTGCGAGTAGGGGTTTTTTGTTTTAAGCGTGACATTAACACGCCAGCAGGCGAGGATGCGGACTGGTGGAGAAAAGAGGAAACCTTGCTATGCAGGGAAGCCGTCATGCCTTTAGTCTGATTACATGTTTGCTCGCGCTAGTGATTACGGCAATACTCATTGCGGCTTTTCACTTCAAGAAAAATTCCGATGCCTTGTGGCAAATCGTCAGCGAAAAGTGTGTACCACAATTGCAGCAAACAGGGCAGCCCAAACCTTGTGAACGCGTTGAACTCGCTCAAGGCTATGCAATGCTGAAAGATCGCAATGGCCCGCTGCAATACTTGCTTATCCCTTTAGCGAAAATCACCGGTATTGAAAGTCCACAACTGCTTAATCCCACCACGCCAAACTATTTTTCTTTTGCCTGGGCTCAACGCCATTTATTAGCACAACGTTATGCCGCACCGATTACTGACAACACCTTATCGTTGGCAATTAACGCTGAATATGGACGCACGCAAAACCAGCTGCATATTCATATCTCCTGTTTACGGCCAGATGTGCGACAGCGTCTCAACGCGCTGGCTCCCAGGTTAAACAGCGAATGGCAAACAGAGACGCTACATAGCCATCGCTATTTACTGCGTACGCTGACAACCGCAGAACTGGCGCAGCAGAGCGCTTTTATGCAGTTGGCAGCGGAGGTTCCGAATGCTCGGCATGAAATGGGGAAATATGGTCTGGCGCTGGCGAGCTTAGCAGATGGACGATTGGTGCTGATGGCGCTTGAGCGCAACTGGCTATTATTGAACAGTGGTTCGGCGGAAGAGTTGCAGGATCACAGTTGTAAATTATTGCGGCCAATAAAAAAGGCGACGTAGCCGCCGCCTCTCATCGGGTATTACGCGTTTTTCGCTGCTGCAGCGGCTTTGACGATCACGGTGAAAGCATCGGCTTTCAGTGAAGCGCCGCCAACCAGCGCACCATCGATGTCTGGCTGAGTAAAGAGTTCTGCCGCATTTTTGTCGTTAACAGAACCGCCGTACTGAATGATCACTTGTTCAGCAATCGCGGCATCTTTCTTCGCGATATGGTCGCGAATGAATTTATGAACGGCCTGTGCCTGTGCTGGTGTAGCAGATTTGCCAGTACCGATAGCCCAAACAGGTTCATAAGCGATAACGGCATCTTTAAAGGCTTCGGCGCCCTGAGTTTCCAGCACGGCGTCGATCTGACGTGCGCAAACTTCTTCGGTTTTACCGGCTTCGTTTTCTGCTTCGGTTTCGCCAATGCACAGAACAGGGATCAAGCCCGCGGCTTTTAGCACTGCATATTTCTTCGCGATGAACTCGTCGCTCTCTTTGTGGTACGTACGACGCTCAGAGTGACCGATGATGATGTATTTCGCGCCGATGTCTTTCAGCATGTCCGCTGAAACTTCACCGGTGAATGCGCCAGACAGATTTACGTCCACGTTCTGAGCACCCAGAGCAATGTGGCTACCGGAGATGGCATGTTTTGCCTGATCGAGGTAAATCGTCGGTGGCGCAATGGCTACACCACAACCTTCAACGCCAGACAGTTCTTTGCGCAGACCTTCGATCAATTCGGCGGTCATCTGCTTGCTACCATTCAACTTCCAGTTACCCATAACCAGTGGATGTCGCATTCTATCCTCCGCATAACGCGTTCATGAAATAGCACTGCCAGCAGGCAGCGTTGTCTGCCAGACAGTATAGAGATCAAATGTGTTGATAGCTTTGCTTTTCGTCATTTTTGCCTGCCCGATCAAGGGTTGGCGAGCGTTAGTTTCACCGGTTCGATGGCGAAGGTGAGCCCTTTATCGCCGCTGTCAGAGACGACAAAGCGCAGCGCGCCTTCGTTGTGGGCAAAGTAGTGTGAACCTTTGCCGTCGCTCAATAATTCTGTCAGTTTTTTACGTCCTTCTTCAGGCGTTAAACCTGGAACAAAAAAGCGCAACATCGCCGTCATATAATCCATGGCTTTGGTTTGTGATGCGTTCTGATCCGGTCCGGGCAGCGGCAACCAGGTAATTTGCAGGGTTTTGATCTTCCCGGTTCCCGGTTCCAGCGCAGTAGAAGCGTACAGTGTTTCGCTGATCTTACTGGCGGCACGCGTCAGATTGCTTTTATCGTCCCGGTTATCAATGGCACGATACTCCAGCAGCGGGAGTTCAGGATTAGTAGTGTTATATTTTTCGCGAAACTGGCCGATAGTCATATCAAAGGTAGGCGCGCCAGATAAAAGATAAGGCGCGGCGGGCATATGTTCAGCCCGATCCAACGGTTGTGGATCGGCGGCAAATGCCGGAACCGTCAGCGCAAGACTCAACAACAGTGCGCCAGGCAAATTCTTCATTTTGTCGACCCTAACCAGTAAACTCAGCCCCAAATTAGACCGGTTTTTATCCGCAAGGTCAAAAAGCACGGCAGATTAAATTTATTTCTGGGTGATAAAGCATGACATTACAACAATGGTGTTTCTCGTATCGTGGACGATTAGGACGGCGTGACTTTTGGATCTGGCAGGCTGTTTGGCTGTTAACCACCACATTGTTATTTGTTCTCGCCGGGAATGATTTACTTGATACGCAGATGGCCGCGTTTGGCGTGGTTTGTCTGCTTTGGCCCGCCAGTGCGGTGCTGGTAAAACGCCTTCACGATCGCAATCGTCCTGGCTATTGGGCATTTCTGGTGATCGTCGCGTGGATGCTGGTGGCGGGGAACTGGAGCATGCTTGATGGCGTACTGCCGTGGCTGGTGGGGCGCGCCATTCCTTTCATCATTTTTGTTGGGCTGTTGCTCGATCTGGGCCTGTTTCGCGGCACCGCCGGTAAAAATCGCTTCGGTGCCGCTGCGCTGCCGGTACGTTATAAGCCTGCCACTTACCAGTAATGTTCGCTGGTCATATGCCCCGGCTTGCGCTTGAGATGCTTACGCATGCCGCGCGTATCTTTCAGCAGTTGCTGCGTATCACGTACCATTTGTGGATTGCCGCACAGCATAACGTGGCTGGTTTCGGCATCCAGCGTTAATCCTACCGCGCGTTCCAGCTCGCCGCTTTCGATAAGCGCGGGTACGCGGCCGTTGAGTGAGCCGGCAATCTCTTCGCGGCTTACCACGGTTTGGATATGCAGTTTGCCGTTGTAGGTTTGCTGCAATTGCTGCATCAGGGGAGAAAACTCAGGTCGGCGGCATAGCGGGCCGCATGCACCAGCACAATATTATCAAAGCGATCGAGCCCTTCGCCCTCCTGCAAAATCGACAGATAAGGTCCAATCGCGGTGCCCGTCGCCAGCATCCATAACGTTTTACATTCCGGCACTTCATCCAACACAAAGAAGCCAGCGGCTTCTTTTGTGATCATAAGCTGATCGCCGGGACGCAGTGCGAACAGGTGCGGACTCAACTTACCTTCCGGCACTGTAACCAGATAGAACTCCAGCAAAGGATCGCTTGGC
This window harbors:
- a CDS encoding sulfate ABC transporter substrate-binding protein, which codes for MNKWSIGFTLLLASTSVLAKDIQLLNVSYDPTRELYEQYNKAFSAHYKQETGDNVVVRQSHGGSGKQATSVINGIRADVVTLALQSDVDAIAERGRIDKNWIKRLPDNSAPYTSTIVFLVRKDNPKGIHDWNDLIKPGVSVITPNPKTSGGARWNYLAAWGWALDHNNGDQAKALAYVRALFKNVEVQDSGARGATNTFVERGIGDVLIAWENEAYLAVNKLGKDKFEIVTPSESILAEPTVSVVDKVVDEKDTRKVADEYLKYLYSPEGQTIAAQNYYRPRDAEVAKKFASSFAPVKLFTIDDKFGGWTKAQKTHFTDGGTYDQVMKPE
- a CDS encoding CDP-diacylglycerol diphosphatase; this translates as MQGSRHAFSLITCLLALVITAILIAAFHFKKNSDALWQIVSEKCVPQLQQTGQPKPCERVELAQGYAMLKDRNGPLQYLLIPLAKITGIESPQLLNPTTPNYFSFAWAQRHLLAQRYAAPITDNTLSLAINAEYGRTQNQLHIHISCLRPDVRQRLNALAPRLNSEWQTETLHSHRYLLRTLTTAELAQQSAFMQLAAEVPNARHEMGKYGLALASLADGRLVLMALERNWLLLNSGSAEELQDHSCKLLRPIKKAT
- the tpiA gene encoding triose-phosphate isomerase, translating into MRHPLVMGNWKLNGSKQMTAELIEGLRKELSGVEGCGVAIAPPTIYLDQAKHAISGSHIALGAQNVDVNLSGAFTGEVSADMLKDIGAKYIIIGHSERRTYHKESDEFIAKKYAVLKAAGLIPVLCIGETEAENEAGKTEEVCARQIDAVLETQGAEAFKDAVIAYEPVWAIGTGKSATPAQAQAVHKFIRDHIAKKDAAIAEQVIIQYGGSVNDKNAAELFTQPDIDGALVGGASLKADAFTVIVKAAAAAKNA
- a CDS encoding YiiQ family protein, translating into MKNLPGALLLSLALTVPAFAADPQPLDRAEHMPAAPYLLSGAPTFDMTIGQFREKYNTTNPELPLLEYRAIDNRDDKSNLTRAASKISETLYASTALEPGTGKIKTLQITWLPLPGPDQNASQTKAMDYMTAMLRFFVPGLTPEEGRKKLTELLSDGKGSHYFAHNEGALRFVVSDSGDKGLTFAIEPVKLTLANP
- a CDS encoding DUF805 domain-containing protein, whose amino-acid sequence is MTLQQWCFSYRGRLGRRDFWIWQAVWLLTTTLLFVLAGNDLLDTQMAAFGVVCLLWPASAVLVKRLHDRNRPGYWAFLVIVAWMLVAGNWSMLDGVLPWLVGRAIPFIIFVGLLLDLGLFRGTAGKNRFGAAALPVRYKPATYQ